The sequence GGCCAGATTAAACGCCCAAACCGTCAGATGAAAACACTCGGCGACACTGGCCGGAGCAAGCACGATCCGCGGACTATCACCGTGGCCCCCGTGCAGGGCAATATTCAAATCCGACTGCTCCATCTTGGTTGGTAGGCCGGTGCTGGGACCACCCCGCTGGGCATCCACGATCACCACCGGTATCTCGGTCATACTGGCATATCCGATCGCCTCACTCATCAGTGATAGCCCAGGTCCAGAGGTTGCGGTCATAGCGCGCTTACCACCATACGAAGCGCCAATACAAGCCATAATCGCTGCAATCTCATCTTCGGCTTGCATATAACCGCCGCCAATCTGAGGGAGCATCGCTGCCATTCCCTCCATAATATCCGAAGCGGGAGTAATTGGATAACCGGCAAAGAATTCAACTCCGGCGTGTAGCGCACCGGCGACAATCGCCTGATTACCGGTCATCACGTAGCGTTCGTGTTCGGCGACCGACTCCATCCAGAATGGATCGCGTTTCTCCAGCCGCTGAGCATAGGCAATGCCGGCGCGCAACGCTGCCAGGTTGCTCTCTAGCAAGTCGGCTTTTTTGCCCAACTTTGCCCGTACAATGTCTTCGAGCTTATTCAAACCTAAGCCAAACAACGCGGCCACCACACCGAGCGCCGCTACATTCTTCCCACGGCGATTGCCTACCTCCTGAGCTATGGCGCCGATTGGTACCGGATAAGCGACACCACTAAACTCGGTTGGCAGCTCAAATTCTTCGGGATCGTAGAGGAGTACCGCATTCGAGGCCAAATCAGCATGGTGCAAATCCCACGCTTCACGGTTAAATGCGAAGAGCACATCAACCGCATCGCCCATTGAGCGTACCGGGCTATTCGACGCACGAACCTGGAACATCACCGGGCCACCCTTAATCTCGGCTGGAGTGGTCCGAAAGGTAAAGACATGCAAACCAGAACGGGCAGCCGCTTGCGCGAGCATCTCGCCCGTCGCCGTGCTGCCATCACCGCTTTCGCCGGCTACGCGGATGACGATATCTTCCTTCTGAATCATGGCAACCTCGCCGCAGCTTCGTTGCTTTGTACCCGCGTTGGTACATAAAGCAAATGAGAGATGGATTAACCCTATCATAGCACTGCCACAATCGCACCGCAATGCCCTTTTTATTGTGATACCTGGTGCGATGTTTGTGCAAAAATAATGCGTGATTGGGAGCAGAAATATGACAAGGTGGCGTAGCAACAAATTGTTAGGACGAATAGCTCCGACGATAGGCTACCCGATCCACGTTGTCTTACCGATGATGCGTTACCGCTTCGCAAGGAACGGGTTCCGAACCTGCCTTGGATCGTGTGCTCATACGACGCACGATCCTGGTTCCGGTTGTCTTGCCAATGATGCCCGTCACCGTATCGGTATGAGGATGGGTTTCAAACACACTCACCTGGGCAAGATATACCGGCATATAGTCTGTCGTGGTCGAGGTTAGACAGGTGGAATCCGGGAAAAATCATAACCTGCGATTGTCTTTTTTCTTAAAAGCAACGGATTGACATTTTTCGTTGATTCCTATATAATTTAGGCAACACACCACCGTTGCATGGTCTTCAACGAATACCGCTGAAGGGCGCTCGAGTGTAGCGGAAGTTTCGCGGGAGACCAGCCGGGTGTCGGTCGCAATCTGGCTGATAGCAGAAGAGTGGAGGTTCGCCCATGCGCGACGACGACGATCTGGTTCCACCGAAATGGCGTCCGCTATTTAACAATCAAGACTGGCTGCTGCACGATATCGTGGTGAAGTCGTTCTACGGCTTCGGTGTCATCGCAGCAATCGCGCACCTGCTGGTCTATCTGTGGAAACCGTGGCTTCCCTAGTGTAGTGAGTAAAATGAGGAGGGATTATTCATGCAACCTCGCAGCCCGGTGCGGACGAATATCGTCATCTTTACTATTCTCGGCTTTGTAGTGGCGCTGCTTATCCATTTCATCGTGCTGAGCAGCCCGGAGTACAATTGGCTATCGAATGCCGATGGCGGGGCACTGCTCCTGAGCACGGTGCGCACGCTGTTCGGAATCTGATCGGTGGCGGGCCGGCTACGGCTCGCGTAAGACGGCAACCGCCAGCAGCGCCTCTGCTGGCGGTTGTTGTTCGCAGGCGGTTGAGATTCGGCTTTTTGCACATAGATAAAAAATTGACCTTTAGAAATAATTCGTGTATACTGAAGATCGGTGTATACTGGTTAATAGGAACGTTAGGGGCGGCGTCGCCCTTCCGCCGCAATCTCACGCTTGCATTGGCGTCACTATTTTGGGGACGCCGATCTGGATCAGGAGAGACCCATGCAATCGTCACGACCAAGTGATCGGCAACTAGCGATCGTTGTCTCGGTGGCGGTAGGACTCGTTGTCGCAGTGATTACAACAGCCACCTTCTGGTGGGTCTACGATTTGACCCTAGGTCGGGCCCAACGGGAGGCTGCAAAAACAGCCGGTGCGCGCTGGAGCTATAGCGATGGAATTAAGGTGATCACCGAATCGCAACCGGTCAACCCCACTGATGGCCGCCAGAATTGGCTGGGTACGCAAGCATGGAATGAGGGAGTTCAGGCCGGTCAGGCCTGGGTTCAACAATTTCCAAATACGGTCAATGTGCAGGTTTTGGTCGGGATGAGTTCGGCCCAAATCTGGACGTACATGCAGCAATACGTTTCGGGTGCGCTTGGGGTTGGTTGCCAGTACTGCCACAATATCAACAATTTCGCCAGTGACGAGTATCCGCAAAAGATTGCCGCTCGCAATATGCTGCGCCTGGTGCGTGACATAAACGCTGAGTTTATCGTCAATTTGCCCGCATGGAAGGGTAATTACGTTCAGTGCGCAACCTGCCACAACAACGCCCCCAACAACCTCGAAGGTTTCGGCGCCCAGTTTATCAATTCAGTGCCACCGATCAAGGTGACCGTTGATCCACTCGATGCTAACGGCCTACCTATCCTTGATCCGGCACAGAAGCCCGAGGCGATTCGTAATCAGGTTATGCTCAAGGACGCTATCCTTTACTACATCTACAACTATCAGGTCTGGAAGCCTTTCGATCCAAATGATCCAGAAAGTGGACGCGGCTCGCTGGCGCTGACTTACGAAGGCGGGCGTACGCAAGATCAGGTGACGATTAACCAGAATGTGATGAACTATCAGTCCTGGTCATTAGGGGTTGGTTGTACGTTCTGTCACAACTCGCGCAATTTCGTCGCCTATGAGCTGAACCCTGCTGGCGACAACGTGCTTAACCCGGCGTATGCGTACAACAAACTGAAGGCGCAGCGGATGTTGTTGCTCACAACGTGGCTGGCCGAAAACTGGACGCGCTACGGTGCGATTGGGAAACCCGAGATTCCTACCGGCCCTGGTGCGGCAAGCCGCTATTCGTACCAGCGCCTTGGTGATGGACAGGTGTATAACGTGCCCGGCTGTTACACCTGCCATCGTGGAAATAGCATCCCGTTGGCTTCGATCAATCAGGCTGACATCCCCAATAACGATGCAGGTGTTGTAATCCTGCCACCACAGATTAGAGGCCGCTAACCTTGTCCTTGAAGGGGGCGCCCAGGCGCCCCCGCGCCGTTGGCGCGCTAGAGAGCGATGCTCTATGAGCGATATGAGCGACCGAACCAGTTTGACTTCATCACCTTCACTTCCGCTACCCAAACGTCTACGGCTACGCCTGGTCTGGCTAACGCGATCCATCCAGCTCATGAAGCCGGTAACCTGGTTTGCGCCAACGTGGGCGTTTATGTGTGGGGCAATTGCCAGCGGTGCTCTGGGGTGGAACGAGTCGATTGGCCGCCTTCTGCTCGGTATGTTTATGGCTGGCCCGGTATTGTGCGGCTTGTCGCAGGTGGTCAACGATTACGCTGATCGTGATGTTGACGCCATTAATGAGCCACACCGGCTTATTCCATCTGGTCAGGTCTCGTTGCGTCACGTCTATATTCTGACGGCAGTGCTGACCTGGCTTGGCGCGAGTATTGCGCTGTTTTTAGGACGAGGTGTAGCCTTTTTTGTCGCGCTTGGTCTGATCTTTGCACTAGCCTATAGCTTACGACCGATCCGCGGGAAGCGTAATGGCTGGATCGGTAATGCGCTAGTTGCTATCTCATACGAAGGCCTGGCCTGGATGGCCGGTCACTCGGCATTTGCTCCACTCACCGGCGAGAGCGTCACGATTGCCTTGCTCTACTCGCTCGGCGCCCACGGCATTATGACGGTTAATGACTTTAAGAGCATCCGTGGTGATACGCTGATGGGTATTCGCTCAATTCCGGTACAG comes from Chloroflexus sp. Y-396-1 and encodes:
- the pufA gene encoding light-harvesting protein, which translates into the protein MQPRSPVRTNIVIFTILGFVVALLIHFIVLSSPEYNWLSNADGGALLLSTVRTLFGI
- a CDS encoding 2-oxoacid:acceptor oxidoreductase subunit alpha, with protein sequence MIQKEDIVIRVAGESGDGSTATGEMLAQAAARSGLHVFTFRTTPAEIKGGPVMFQVRASNSPVRSMGDAVDVLFAFNREAWDLHHADLASNAVLLYDPEEFELPTEFSGVAYPVPIGAIAQEVGNRRGKNVAALGVVAALFGLGLNKLEDIVRAKLGKKADLLESNLAALRAGIAYAQRLEKRDPFWMESVAEHERYVMTGNQAIVAGALHAGVEFFAGYPITPASDIMEGMAAMLPQIGGGYMQAEDEIAAIMACIGASYGGKRAMTATSGPGLSLMSEAIGYASMTEIPVVIVDAQRGGPSTGLPTKMEQSDLNIALHGGHGDSPRIVLAPASVAECFHLTVWAFNLAEQYQTPVILLSDYSLSFRTETVEPFDLSKYPRVDRLRPNGALAPKQYRRYEITANLISPMVAPGVAYAQYTATGLEHNEYGNPDYTPKNHAVMTEKRWGKLAPLQHSREYVRRFGAERAKVGIICWGTTAGPCRGAVYLAGQEDVPVAMLQVQMLAPLPIDAIKEFLEQVEVVLVPEVNFQGQFARLLQAELGIKVLSMTKYTGMPFSRLEILRQIHALNGLAEPVLS
- the chlG gene encoding chlorophyll synthase ChlG, which translates into the protein MSDRTSLTSSPSLPLPKRLRLRLVWLTRSIQLMKPVTWFAPTWAFMCGAIASGALGWNESIGRLLLGMFMAGPVLCGLSQVVNDYADRDVDAINEPHRLIPSGQVSLRHVYILTAVLTWLGASIALFLGRGVAFFVALGLIFALAYSLRPIRGKRNGWIGNALVAISYEGLAWMAGHSAFAPLTGESVTIALLYSLGAHGIMTVNDFKSIRGDTLMGIRSIPVQYGKVIAARMVVITMGVAQIAVIGLLYYWGHPVAATVVAILLAAQSIPNARFIRDPENNEVFFNATAIMLYVWGMLAAAIGLAA
- the pufB gene encoding light-harvesting antenna LH1, beta subunit, whose product is MRDDDDLVPPKWRPLFNNQDWLLHDIVVKSFYGFGVIAAIAHLLVYLWKPWLP
- the puf2C gene encoding cytochrome c-554 Puf2C, whose translation is MQSSRPSDRQLAIVVSVAVGLVVAVITTATFWWVYDLTLGRAQREAAKTAGARWSYSDGIKVITESQPVNPTDGRQNWLGTQAWNEGVQAGQAWVQQFPNTVNVQVLVGMSSAQIWTYMQQYVSGALGVGCQYCHNINNFASDEYPQKIAARNMLRLVRDINAEFIVNLPAWKGNYVQCATCHNNAPNNLEGFGAQFINSVPPIKVTVDPLDANGLPILDPAQKPEAIRNQVMLKDAILYYIYNYQVWKPFDPNDPESGRGSLALTYEGGRTQDQVTINQNVMNYQSWSLGVGCTFCHNSRNFVAYELNPAGDNVLNPAYAYNKLKAQRMLLLTTWLAENWTRYGAIGKPEIPTGPGAASRYSYQRLGDGQVYNVPGCYTCHRGNSIPLASINQADIPNNDAGVVILPPQIRGR